Proteins found in one Poecilia reticulata strain Guanapo linkage group LG6, Guppy_female_1.0+MT, whole genome shotgun sequence genomic segment:
- the LOC103466699 gene encoding mucin-2-like — translation MKWAVVWLCFFSFSVEIQAKQVRNHVNNICSTWGTQHFKTFDGDVYQFPGLCEYNLAKDCHGSDPKFSVNVKREENDGNIAISYISITINENAFYLNKSHVTENSKLVSLPHYSRGVKVEESAFYISFQASRVGITVMWNREDAVMVEVSNNYRNKTCGLCGDFNGVPVYDEFIANGFKISPIEFGNSHKIHLPNDDCKDPYEDEDESWKPGNVSSSCKNFQTICEEAFLSKSWSSCNEQIDPEAYIHACAIDMCACNNSTNDSCVCSTMSEFSRQCSHAGGQPPDWRSQLCAKQCPYNMRYEESAFPCVDTCTHQETRLMCEDHKIDGCFCPDGTVFDDISERGCIPRSECQCKHDRIYNSGEVYRQENTNCTCSKGKWECDSFETPVATCAVEEGSHFTTFDGTAYTFHGNCRYTLANVESKDGTSPNFTIRALLEPCAQQKYDTCLKALKLHLHDDHVLMFTSDGTVQHDQKILTLPYFSGPNRV, via the exons ATGAAGTGGGCAGTGGTGTGgttgtgtttcttcagtttttctgttgaaattcAAGCCAAACAGG ttCGAAACCATGTCAACAACATCTGCAGCACTTGGGGCACACAGCACTTTAAGACATTTGATGGTGATGTGTACCAGTTTCCTGGCTTGTGTGAGTACAATCTGGCCAAGGACTGCCATGGTTCTGACCCAAAGTTCTCAGTGAACGTTAAAAGGGAGGAAAATGATGGAAACATTGCAATAAGTTACATATCAATAACTATCAATGAAAATGCATTCTACCTAAACAAGAGCCATGTCACTGAAAACAGTAAACT agtCAGCCTTCCACATTACAGTAGAGGCGTAAAGGTGGAAGAAAGTGCATtttacatcagttttcaagcttCAAGAGTTGGCATCACTGTCATGTGGAACCGTGAAGATGCAGTCATG GTGGAAGTTTCAAATAACTATAGAAACAAAACCTGCGGACTTTGTGGAGACTTCAATGGTGTTCCTGTCTATGATGAGTTCATTGCCAATG GTTTTAAAATCAGCCCCATTGAGTTTGGAAACAGCCATAAAATCCATCTACCAAATGATGACTGCAAAGACCCGTATGAAGACGAAGATGAGTCATGGAAGCCTGGAAATGTGTCAAGTTCTTGCAAGAATTTT CAAACCATCTGTGAAGAAGCATTTCTCTCCAAATCCTGGAGTTCATGCAATGAACAAATTGACCCTGAAGCTTACATTCATGCATGTGCCATAGACATGTGTGCCTGTAACAACAGCACCAATGACTCCTGTGTCTGCAGCACAATGTCTGAGTTTTCTCGTCAGTGTTCCCACGCAGGAGGACAGCCACCTGACTGGAGATCTCAATTGTGTG CTAAACAGTGTCCCTACAACATGAGGTATGAAGAAAGTGCTTTTCCTTGCGTGGATACTTGCACACATCAGGAGACAAGATTAATGTGTGAGGACCACAAAATAGACGGTTGCTTTTGTCCTGACG GAACTGTGTTTGATGATATTTCTGAGAGGGGCTGCATCCCTCGGTCTGAGTGTCAGTGCAAGCATGACAGAATCTACAACTCCGGAGAGGTTTACCGTcaagaaaatacaaactg tacTTGTTCAAAAGGGAAATGGGAATGTGACAGCTTTGAGACACCTGTTGCCACATGTGCAGTTGAGGAAGGTTCacatttcacaacatttgaTGGCACAGCCTATACCTTTCATGGAAACTGTCGCTATACCCTGGCCAACGTGGAAAGCAAG GATGGAACAAGTCCAAATTTTACCATTCGAGCCTTGCTGGAACCATGTGCCCAACAAAAGTATGACACTTGTTTGAAGGCTTTAAAACTCCATCTGCACGATGATCAT GTCTTAATGTTCACATCTGATGGCACAGTTCAGCATGATCAAAAAATCTTGACTTTGCCGTACTTCTCAG